The DNA sequence ATTTTTCTGTAATGTCAATAACGTTTTTGATAATGTTTCCTATAATATTCATAATTTTTTATTTCACAGTTTTATTTTAAATCAATATTTAAATTGTTTTTATAATCTATAAATATATTGATAGGCAGATGAATGTTTGTGCTGTATTGGAATTTTGATTAACCTAAAAGCCTATTGGTTTTTAAGTTAAATATTGCTTAGGATAAGCGAGAGCGGGAATTAAAATTTAGCAGATAGCAAATGGTATTGCGTGTAAGCTTTTAAAGGGATTGATTTTGTGACCATGAAGGTATATACAATACCTTTATTTATGGGTGCATTTTGTTTTAAAGGAAGAACTAATTTTTTACATTAGGAATAAGTTTTTATTTGAAACAGTGTAGAGGGGATTGAATGCTATTTTAAAAGTTATGAATAGTTCAAAACTCATTTATAACTTTTTGTTTAATAATTTATAAATGAGTCTAAACCTTCTATTTTTTTAATTAAAACAATCAGCATGTATTGTATCCTTAGCTGTTTCAATTTTTATTTTGCCTTCTTCTTACAAACAAATAAATCCAAGCCTTAATTTTATAAAAGCATAATAAGGTAGGCTTTAAATAAATCTGCTAAAATGTATATAGAACATTTTTAGATGAAACTAAAAATTATTAATTGGCTAAAGATTAATAAATAACTGGAATAAAGTCATTTAATCTAACTTTATTCGTTCTTCACGATTGGCTAATTCCCAAGCTGTATGAAATATTAGGCGTGTACGTGTTTCTAAAAACTCATAATGTATTTTATCTGGCGTATCTGTAGGTTTATGATAATCGGCATGTACACCATTAAAATAAAAGATAACTGGAATGTTGTTTTTTGCAAAATTATAATGGTCTGATCGATAATAGAAGCGGTTAGGATCATTATCGTCATTATAGGTATAATCTAAATTTAAATTAACATATGCTTTATTTACAGCTTCAGATATGTCGTGTAATTCTGTGCTGAGTTTATCTGAGCCAATAAGGTATAAATAATTTTCTTTTCCTTCATGCTTAGCGTCCACACGTCCAATCATGTCAATATTTAAATTGGCAACGGTATTTTTTAAAGGAAAAACAGGGTCTACATCAGCATAATAACGCGAACCAAAAAGCCCCATTTCTTCACCTGTAACATGCAAAAAGAGAATTGAGCGTTTAGGGCCATCTCCAGCATCGGCAGC is a window from the Pseudalgibacter alginicilyticus genome containing:
- a CDS encoding M28 family metallopeptidase; the protein is MKKIPFLLSIFILISSCGACQNKNNDNKKTTNANTYAKTITVSELKEALYIYASDDFEGRKTGEPGQKKAIEFIKKHYQNNNIPSPISDGDYFQEIPESYFEGKASGDSENVLAYIKGSEKPDEIVIISAHLDHIGVSGNGEINNGADDDGSGTVAILEMAEAFKIAADAGDGPKRSILFLHVTGEEMGLFGSRYYADVDPVFPLKNTVANLNIDMIGRVDAKHEGKENYLYLIGSDKLSTELHDISEAVNKAYVNLNLDYTYNDDNDPNRFYYRSDHYNFAKNNIPVIFYFNGVHADYHKPTDTPDKIHYEFLETRTRLIFHTAWELANREERIKLD